A window of the Kosakonia sp. BYX6 genome harbors these coding sequences:
- a CDS encoding microcin C ABC transporter permease, with product MFQLSYVNQARWARFRHNRRGYWSLWIFLLIFIVSLFAELVANDKPLLVRYQGEWYAPVFKDYSESDFGGPLATPADYQDPWLQKQLSEHGWALWAPVRFGARSINYATTQPFPSPPSAQNWLGTDANGGDVLARILYGTRISLLFGLMLTILSSVIGILAGAIQGYYGGKIDLLGQRFIEVWSGLPTLFLIILLSSVIQPDFWWLLGITVLFGWMTLVSVVRAEFLRTRNFDYIRAAQAMGVSDRGIMLRHMLPNAMVATLTFLPFILSGSVGTLTSLDFLGFGLPLGSPSLGELLLQGKNNLQAPWLGIAAFLSTALLLSLLIFIGEAVRDAFDPNKAV from the coding sequence ATGTTTCAACTAAGCTACGTCAACCAGGCCCGCTGGGCGCGTTTTCGCCATAACCGTCGGGGTTACTGGTCTTTGTGGATTTTTTTGCTGATTTTTATTGTTAGCCTGTTTGCGGAGCTGGTCGCCAATGATAAGCCCCTGCTGGTGCGTTACCAGGGCGAGTGGTATGCACCGGTTTTCAAGGATTACAGCGAAAGCGACTTCGGCGGGCCGCTCGCCACGCCTGCTGATTACCAGGACCCATGGCTGCAAAAACAGCTTAGCGAACATGGTTGGGCATTGTGGGCGCCGGTGCGTTTCGGCGCGCGCAGTATTAATTACGCCACCACACAACCTTTCCCCTCCCCGCCTTCGGCGCAAAACTGGCTCGGCACCGATGCCAACGGCGGCGATGTGCTGGCGCGGATTCTTTATGGCACACGCATCTCTTTGCTGTTCGGCCTGATGCTGACGATTTTATCCAGCGTGATTGGCATTCTGGCGGGGGCGATACAAGGTTATTACGGCGGGAAAATCGATCTGCTGGGGCAGCGCTTCATTGAAGTCTGGTCCGGCTTACCGACGTTGTTTTTGATAATCCTGCTTTCCAGCGTAATTCAACCTGATTTCTGGTGGCTGTTGGGCATTACCGTGCTCTTTGGCTGGATGACGCTGGTCAGCGTGGTGCGCGCTGAGTTTCTACGCACGCGAAATTTCGACTATATCCGCGCCGCTCAGGCAATGGGCGTTAGCGATCGCGGCATTATGCTGCGCCATATGTTGCCGAACGCCATGGTGGCAACGCTGACGTTTTTGCCTTTTATTCTTAGCGGTTCGGTGGGCACATTGACCTCACTGGATTTTCTCGGCTTCGGTTTGCCGCTTGGCTCCCCTTCCCTTGGCGAATTGCTATTGCAAGGGAAAAACAATCTCCAGGCGCCGTGGCTGGGTATCGCTGCGTTTCTCTCCACCGCCCTGCTGCTCTCGTTGCTGATTTTTATCGGCGAAGCCGTGCGCGACGCGTTTGACCCTAATAAGGCGGTGTAA
- a CDS encoding YejG family protein — translation MNTLQLSIVHRLPQCYRWLDGFAGAKVEPIPQNGLAADDALVGLKLLSPDGDKAWPVMQKLSQALSDIEVNCSVLECEGEPCLFVNCQDEFAATCRLKNFGVAIAEPFSNYNPF, via the coding sequence GTGAATACATTACAGCTCTCAATCGTCCACCGTTTGCCCCAGTGTTATCGCTGGCTGGATGGTTTTGCAGGGGCAAAAGTTGAACCGATTCCGCAGAACGGACTCGCGGCTGATGATGCGCTTGTCGGGTTGAAACTGTTAAGCCCAGACGGCGACAAAGCCTGGCCAGTGATGCAGAAACTCAGCCAGGCGCTCAGCGATATCGAAGTGAATTGTTCCGTACTGGAATGCGAAGGGGAACCGTGCCTGTTCGTTAACTGCCAGGATGAGTTTGCCGCGACGTGCCGTCTGAAAAATTTCGGCGTGGCCATTGCGGAACCCTTCTCAAATTACAACCCTTTCTGA
- the rplY gene encoding 50S ribosomal protein L25 — protein MFTINAEVRKEQGKGASRRLRIANKFPAIVYGGTEAPIAIELDHDKLWNMQAKAEFYSEVLTIAVDGKEVKVKVQAIQRHPFKAKLNHIDFVRA, from the coding sequence ATGTTTACTATTAACGCAGAAGTACGTAAAGAGCAGGGTAAGGGTGCGAGCCGCCGCCTGCGCATCGCGAACAAGTTCCCGGCTATCGTTTACGGTGGAACTGAAGCGCCAATCGCTATCGAACTGGATCACGACAAACTGTGGAACATGCAGGCGAAAGCTGAGTTCTATAGCGAAGTTCTGACCATCGCAGTTGATGGCAAAGAAGTTAAGGTAAAAGTTCAGGCTATCCAGCGTCACCCGTTCAAAGCCAAACTGAACCACATCGACTTCGTTCGCGCTTAA
- the yejK gene encoding nucleoid-associated protein YejK: MSLDINQIALHQLIKRDEQTLELVLRDSLLEPTAPVEEMVAELHRVYSAKNKAYGLFNDESELAQALRLQRQGEEEFLAFSRAATGRLRDELAKYPFADGGIVLFCHYRYLAVEYLLVAVLNNLSSMRVNEHLDISSTHYLDINHADIVARIDLTEWETNPESTRYLTFLKGRVGRKVADFFMDFLGASEGLNAKAQNRGLLQAVDDFTAQAELDKSERQTVRQQVYTYCNEQLQAGEEIELASLSKELAGVSEVSFEEFTAGQGYELEESFPADRSTLRQLTKYAGSGGGLTINFDALLLGERIFWDPATDTLTIKGTPPNLRDQLQRRFNGGK, translated from the coding sequence ATGAGTCTGGATATCAACCAGATTGCCCTGCACCAGCTTATCAAGCGTGATGAGCAGACCCTTGAACTGGTGCTGCGCGATTCTTTGCTGGAACCCACCGCGCCTGTTGAAGAGATGGTGGCAGAGCTGCACCGTGTATATAGCGCGAAAAATAAAGCCTACGGTCTGTTTAACGATGAGAGTGAGCTGGCGCAGGCGCTACGCCTTCAGCGCCAGGGTGAAGAAGAGTTTCTTGCCTTCAGCCGTGCGGCAACTGGGCGCTTACGTGATGAACTGGCGAAATATCCCTTTGCCGATGGCGGCATTGTGCTGTTTTGCCACTACCGTTATCTGGCGGTCGAATACCTGCTGGTTGCGGTGCTGAACAACTTAAGCAGCATGCGTGTCAACGAACATCTGGATATCAGCTCGACTCATTATCTGGATATTAACCATGCCGATATCGTCGCGCGTATCGATCTCACCGAATGGGAAACCAACCCGGAATCCACGCGTTACCTTACGTTCCTGAAAGGGCGGGTAGGGCGCAAAGTGGCGGATTTCTTTATGGATTTCCTCGGTGCCAGCGAAGGGCTGAACGCCAAAGCACAAAACCGCGGTCTGCTACAGGCGGTGGATGATTTTACCGCTCAGGCGGAGCTGGATAAATCAGAGCGCCAGACGGTTCGCCAACAGGTTTATACCTATTGCAACGAGCAATTGCAGGCGGGTGAAGAGATTGAGCTGGCCTCGCTCTCCAAAGAGCTGGCGGGCGTGAGCGAAGTGAGTTTCGAAGAGTTCACAGCGGGCCAGGGCTACGAGCTGGAAGAGAGCTTCCCGGCGGATCGCAGTACGCTGCGTCAACTCACCAAATACGCCGGGAGCGGCGGCGGGTTGACGATCAATTTCGATGCCTTACTGCTCGGCGAACGTATTTTCTGGGATCCGGCAACGGATACGCTGACCATCAAAGGCACGCCGCCGAACCTGCGCGATCAGTTGCAGCGTCGTTTTAATGGCGGCAAGTAA
- a CDS encoding DEAD/DEAH box helicase: MTFTLRPYQREAVDATLAHFRQHAEPAVIVLPTGAGKSLVIAELARLARGRVLVLAHVKELVAQNHAKYVALGLEADIFAAGLKRKQSHGKVVFGSVQSVARNLEQFQSEFSLLVVDECHRISDDDDSQYQQILTHLREVNPHVRLLGLTATPFRLGKGWIYRFHYHGIVRGDEKALFRDCIYELPLRYMIKHGYLTPPERLDMPVVQYDFSRLQAQSNGLFSEADMNRELKKQKRITPHIISQIVEFAQTRKGVMIFAATVEHAREITGLLPADDAALITGETPGPQRDALIEAFKNQQFRYLVNVAVLTTGFDAPHVDLIAILRPTESVSLYQQIVGRGLRLSPGKTDCLILDYAGNPHDLYAPEIGAPKGKSDNVPVQVFCPGCGFANTFWGKTTADGTLIEHFGRRCQGWLEDDEGHRGQCDYRFRFKNCPQCNAENDIAARRCRSCDAVLVDPDDMLKAALKLKDALVLRCSGMTLQHGADEKGEWLKITYYDEDGAEVSERFRLQTPAQRTAFEQLFIRPHTRIPGVPLRWIVAADILTQQALLRHPDFVVARMKGQYWQVREKVFDYEGRFRRAHELRG; this comes from the coding sequence ATGACTTTTACGCTACGTCCTTATCAACGCGAAGCGGTGGATGCCACCCTCGCCCATTTTCGCCAACATGCTGAACCTGCGGTCATTGTGCTGCCGACCGGTGCCGGAAAAAGCCTGGTGATTGCTGAGCTGGCACGGCTGGCGCGCGGCCGCGTACTGGTGCTGGCGCACGTCAAAGAGTTGGTCGCGCAGAACCATGCGAAGTATGTCGCGTTGGGGCTGGAAGCCGATATTTTCGCCGCCGGGTTAAAGCGCAAACAGAGCCACGGCAAAGTGGTGTTTGGCAGCGTGCAGTCCGTGGCGCGCAATCTTGAGCAGTTTCAAAGCGAATTTTCCCTGCTGGTGGTGGATGAATGCCACCGTATCAGCGATGACGATGACAGCCAGTATCAACAAATCCTGACGCATCTGCGCGAAGTGAACCCTCACGTACGTTTACTTGGGCTGACCGCCACGCCTTTTCGGCTCGGCAAAGGCTGGATTTATCGCTTTCATTACCACGGTATAGTGCGCGGTGATGAAAAAGCGCTATTTCGCGACTGCATTTATGAACTGCCGCTGCGCTACATGATTAAGCACGGTTATCTTACGCCGCCGGAGCGGCTGGATATGCCGGTGGTGCAATATGATTTCAGCCGCTTGCAGGCACAAAGTAATGGCTTGTTCAGCGAAGCTGACATGAACCGCGAGCTGAAAAAGCAAAAGCGCATTACCCCGCATATCATCAGCCAGATTGTCGAGTTTGCGCAGACGCGCAAAGGGGTGATGATTTTTGCCGCCACCGTTGAGCACGCCAGAGAGATTACCGGCCTGCTGCCCGCCGATGACGCGGCGCTGATCACCGGCGAAACGCCCGGCCCGCAGCGCGATGCGTTGATCGAAGCCTTCAAAAATCAACAGTTCCGCTACCTGGTGAACGTTGCGGTGCTGACCACCGGATTCGATGCGCCGCACGTCGATCTAATTGCGATTTTACGCCCGACCGAATCCGTCAGCCTGTATCAGCAAATCGTTGGCCGTGGCCTGCGCCTCTCGCCGGGCAAAACCGATTGTTTGATCCTGGATTACGCGGGCAATCCACACGATCTCTATGCCCCGGAAATCGGTGCGCCGAAAGGCAAAAGCGATAACGTTCCGGTTCAGGTCTTCTGCCCTGGTTGCGGTTTTGCCAATACGTTTTGGGGAAAAACCACCGCAGACGGCACGTTGATTGAACATTTTGGCCGTCGCTGTCAGGGCTGGCTGGAAGACGATGAAGGCCACCGCGGACAGTGCGATTACCGCTTCCGCTTTAAAAACTGCCCACAATGTAATGCGGAAAATGATATTGCCGCCCGCCGCTGCCGCAGTTGCGACGCGGTGTTGGTCGATCCGGACGATATGCTGAAAGCTGCGCTGAAACTGAAAGATGCACTGGTGTTGCGCTGTAGCGGAATGACGCTACAGCACGGCGCGGATGAGAAAGGCGAATGGCTGAAAATCACGTACTACGATGAAGATGGCGCGGAGGTAAGCGAGCGTTTTCGCTTGCAAACCCCGGCACAACGCACCGCGTTCGAACAACTGTTTATTCGCCCGCACACGCGAATACCTGGCGTACCGTTACGCTGGATTGTCGCGGCGGACATCCTTACCCAGCAGGCGTTATTGCGGCATCCCGACTTTGTCGTCGCACGAATGAAAGGCCAATACTGGCAGGTGCGCGAGAAAGTGTTCGATTATGAGGGAAGGTTTCGCCGGGCACATGAATTACGCGGATAA
- the yejM gene encoding LPS biosynthesis-modulating metalloenzyme YejM, translating to MVTNRQRYREKVSQMVSWGHWFALFNILLSIVLGSRYLFVADWPTTLSGRIYSYLSVVGHFSFLVFATYLLILFPLTFIVMSQRLMRVLSAILATAGMTLLLIDSEVFTRFHLHLNPIVWELVINPDQNEMARDWQLMFISVPVILLIEMLFATWSWQKLRSLTRRRHFAKPLATFFCVAFIANHVMYIWADANFYRPITMQRANLPLSYPMTARRFLEKHGLLDAQDYQRRLVEQGNPEAVSVQYPLSDLRYVDMGSGQNVLLITVDGLNYSRYEKQMPKLASFAEQNVNFTQHMSAGNNADNGYFGLFYGISPSYMDGVLSARIPAALITALNQQGYQLGLFSSDGFSSPLYRQALLSDFSLPAASAQSDKQTADQWINWLGHDAQEDNRWFSWVSLNGTAEPDIDQPGFARKYSRAAADVDEQIARVLDALRASGKMDNTVVIITAGRGIPQNKDDASFDWSRSRLHVPLVVHWPGTPAQRIAKLTDHQDVMTTLMQRLLHVSTPANEYSQGQDLFTAARRHNWVTAANSNTLAITTPQMTLVLNQNGNYQTWNAQGEKIHDQKPQLSLLLQVLTDEKRFIAN from the coding sequence ATGGTGACCAATCGTCAGCGCTACCGTGAAAAAGTCTCCCAGATGGTTAGCTGGGGGCACTGGTTCGCGTTGTTCAACATCTTGTTGTCCATCGTTCTCGGTAGCCGTTATCTGTTTGTTGCCGACTGGCCGACCACCCTCTCCGGGCGGATCTACTCCTACCTGAGCGTGGTCGGGCATTTCAGCTTTTTGGTGTTCGCCACCTATTTGCTGATTCTGTTCCCGCTGACATTTATTGTGATGTCGCAGCGGCTCATGCGCGTGTTATCCGCGATCCTCGCCACCGCCGGTATGACGCTGCTGCTTATCGATAGCGAAGTTTTCACCCGTTTTCACCTGCACCTCAACCCTATCGTCTGGGAACTGGTTATTAACCCGGACCAGAACGAAATGGCGCGCGACTGGCAGTTGATGTTTATCAGCGTGCCGGTGATTTTGCTGATTGAGATGCTGTTTGCGACCTGGAGCTGGCAAAAACTGCGCAGCCTCACTCGCCGTCGCCACTTCGCCAAACCGCTGGCCACCTTTTTCTGCGTCGCCTTTATTGCCAACCATGTGATGTATATTTGGGCGGACGCCAATTTCTATCGACCGATTACCATGCAGCGGGCCAACCTGCCGCTCTCCTACCCGATGACCGCGCGCCGTTTTCTGGAAAAACACGGTCTGTTGGATGCGCAGGATTATCAGCGCCGCCTAGTGGAGCAAGGCAACCCGGAAGCGGTGTCGGTTCAGTATCCTTTAAGCGATTTACGCTATGTCGATATGGGTTCTGGCCAGAATGTGCTGCTGATTACCGTCGACGGTCTTAACTATTCGCGTTACGAAAAACAGATGCCGAAGCTGGCGAGTTTCGCCGAGCAAAACGTCAACTTTACGCAGCATATGAGCGCCGGGAATAACGCGGATAACGGCTATTTCGGCCTGTTCTATGGCATTTCGCCAAGCTATATGGATGGCGTGTTGTCGGCGCGTATCCCGGCGGCGCTGATTACCGCGTTAAACCAACAGGGTTACCAGCTGGGGCTGTTCTCTTCCGACGGCTTTAGCAGCCCGCTCTATCGCCAGGCGTTGCTGTCTGATTTCTCCCTGCCTGCTGCAAGTGCGCAGAGCGATAAGCAGACCGCCGATCAGTGGATCAACTGGCTGGGGCATGATGCGCAAGAAGATAACCGCTGGTTCTCGTGGGTTTCGTTAAACGGCACCGCAGAGCCGGATATCGACCAGCCAGGTTTCGCCCGCAAGTACAGCCGTGCGGCAGCGGATGTTGACGAGCAAATTGCTCGCGTGCTGGATGCCCTTCGCGCTTCCGGCAAAATGGATAACACGGTGGTTATCATCACCGCAGGCCGCGGTATTCCACAGAACAAAGATGATGCGTCTTTTGACTGGTCGCGCAGCAGGTTGCATGTTCCGCTGGTAGTGCACTGGCCGGGGACGCCTGCGCAACGCATCGCGAAGTTGACGGATCATCAGGATGTGATGACCACGCTGATGCAGCGACTGCTGCACGTCAGCACGCCGGCAAATGAGTATTCGCAAGGTCAGGACCTGTTTACCGCCGCGCGTCGCCACAACTGGGTGACCGCAGCCAACAGCAATACGCTGGCAATCACAACGCCGCAGATGACGCTGGTGCTGAATCAGAACGGTAATTATCAAACCTGGAATGCGCAGGGTGAGAAGATCCACGATCAGAAACCGCAGTTGAGTTTGCTGCTGCAAGTCCTGACGGATGAAAAACGTTTTATCGCTAACTGA
- a CDS encoding YejL family protein, which translates to MPQISRYSDEHVEQLLSELANVLEKHQTPTDLSLMVLGNMVTNLINTSVAPAQRQAIAKSFAQALQSSIGDDKAH; encoded by the coding sequence ATGCCACAAATCTCCCGCTACAGTGATGAACACGTTGAACAACTGCTCAGTGAGCTGGCCAACGTGCTGGAAAAACACCAGACGCCGACCGACCTCTCCCTGATGGTACTGGGCAATATGGTGACGAACCTGATTAACACCAGCGTCGCACCCGCTCAACGTCAGGCCATCGCGAAGTCGTTCGCTCAGGCGTTACAATCGTCCATTGGCGACGACAAAGCGCATTAA
- the rsuA gene encoding 16S rRNA pseudouridine(516) synthase RsuA: MRLDKFIAQQLGVSRAIAGREIRGSRVTVDGDIVRDTAFKLQPEHEVEYDGNTLVQQNGPRYFMLHKPEGYVCSTDDPDHPTVLYFLDEPVAHKLHAAGRLDIDTTGLVLMTDDGQWSHRITSPRHHCEKTYLVTLESPVAEDTAAQFAHGVQLHNEKDLTKPAVLEIITPTQVRLTISEGRYHQVKRMFAAVGNHVVALHRERIGAIALDEDLAPGEYRALTEEEIASVGMPAR, from the coding sequence ATGCGACTTGATAAGTTTATCGCTCAGCAACTCGGCGTAAGCCGTGCCATTGCCGGGCGTGAAATCCGCGGCAGCCGTGTTACGGTCGACGGCGACATCGTCAGAGATACCGCGTTTAAATTGCAACCTGAGCACGAGGTTGAATACGACGGTAACACCCTCGTTCAGCAAAATGGCCCGCGCTATTTTATGCTGCATAAACCGGAAGGCTACGTCTGTTCGACGGACGATCCGGATCATCCCACGGTGCTCTATTTTCTTGATGAGCCCGTTGCGCACAAGCTGCATGCCGCCGGACGCCTGGATATCGACACCACCGGGCTGGTGCTGATGACTGACGATGGTCAATGGTCGCACCGTATCACTTCGCCGCGCCATCACTGCGAGAAAACCTATCTTGTGACCCTCGAATCGCCGGTCGCGGAAGACACCGCCGCGCAGTTCGCCCACGGCGTACAACTGCATAATGAAAAAGATCTCACCAAGCCCGCAGTGCTTGAAATCATCACCCCAACGCAGGTGCGCCTGACCATTAGTGAAGGCCGCTACCACCAGGTTAAACGTATGTTTGCCGCTGTGGGAAACCATGTCGTCGCGCTGCACCGCGAGCGCATTGGCGCGATTGCGCTTGATGAAGATCTCGCGCCGGGTGAATACCGGGCGCTCACCGAAGAAGAAATCGCCAGCGTTGGCATGCCCGCTCGTTAA
- the yejF gene encoding microcin C ABC transporter ATP-binding protein YejF, with amino-acid sequence MTSPLLTVDSLTIAFRQQNTVRTVVKDLSLRVEAGETLALVGESGSGKSVSALSILRLLPSPPVEYPSGDILFHGESLLHANERTLRGVRGNKIAMIFQEPMISLNPLHTLEKQLYEVLSLHRGMRREAARAEILNCLDRVGIRNARNRLADFPHQLSGGERQRVMIAMALLTRPELLIADEPTTALDVSVQAQILTLLRELRDELNMGLLFITHDLSIVRKLADNVAVMQNGLCVEQNSAQALFCAPTHPYTQKLLNSEPHGEPVSLPADAKPLLQVENLGISFPVRKGIFKRVVEHNPVVKSISFTLRPGETLGLVGESGSGKSTTGLALLRLIHSQGTILFDGKPLHLWNRKQMLPVRHRIQVVFQDPNSALNPRLNVQQIIEEGLRVHHPELSREDREQRVIEVMQEVGLDAETRRRFPGEFSGGQRQRIAIARALILKPELIILDEPTSSLDRTVQSQILALLKSLQQTHRLAYIFISHDLHVVRTLCHQVIVLKQGEVIEQGECRRVFDEPQQAYTRQLLALS; translated from the coding sequence ATGACTTCTCCCCTGCTTACCGTTGATTCATTAACCATCGCGTTTCGCCAGCAAAACACCGTGCGCACAGTGGTCAAGGATTTATCGCTGCGCGTGGAAGCCGGTGAAACCCTGGCGCTGGTCGGTGAATCCGGCTCCGGCAAAAGCGTCAGCGCGCTATCTATTCTGCGTTTGCTGCCCTCGCCGCCGGTGGAGTATCCGTCGGGTGATATTCTGTTTCACGGCGAATCCTTGCTGCATGCCAATGAAAGAACCCTGCGCGGCGTGCGCGGCAATAAAATCGCCATGATTTTTCAGGAGCCGATGATCTCCCTAAACCCGCTGCATACGCTGGAAAAACAACTTTATGAAGTGCTCTCGCTGCACCGTGGCATGCGTAGGGAAGCAGCGCGAGCGGAAATTCTCAATTGCCTTGACCGTGTGGGTATTCGTAACGCCCGCAACCGGCTGGCGGATTTCCCGCATCAGCTTTCCGGCGGCGAACGCCAGCGCGTAATGATTGCGATGGCCTTGCTGACGCGCCCGGAGCTGCTGATTGCGGACGAACCCACGACCGCGCTGGATGTTTCGGTGCAGGCGCAAATCCTCACCCTGCTGCGTGAATTACGCGATGAGCTGAATATGGGGTTGCTGTTTATCACCCATGATTTGAGCATCGTGCGCAAGCTGGCCGACAATGTGGCGGTGATGCAAAACGGCCTGTGCGTGGAGCAAAACAGTGCTCAGGCGCTGTTTTGCGCGCCGACTCATCCTTACACGCAAAAGCTGCTTAACAGCGAACCGCACGGCGAACCCGTTTCGCTGCCAGCCGATGCGAAGCCACTGTTGCAGGTGGAAAACCTCGGCATCAGCTTCCCGGTGCGTAAAGGGATTTTCAAACGCGTCGTCGAGCATAATCCGGTGGTAAAAAGCATCAGCTTTACGCTGCGCCCAGGGGAAACGCTAGGATTGGTGGGCGAATCCGGTTCCGGTAAAAGCACCACCGGGCTGGCTCTGCTGCGCCTGATACATTCACAAGGCACGATTTTGTTTGACGGCAAACCGCTGCATTTATGGAACCGTAAGCAGATGTTGCCGGTGCGCCATCGCATTCAGGTGGTGTTCCAGGATCCGAACTCGGCGTTAAACCCACGGCTGAATGTGCAGCAAATCATCGAAGAAGGGTTGCGAGTGCACCACCCTGAGTTGTCGCGCGAGGATCGCGAACAGCGGGTGATTGAAGTCATGCAGGAAGTGGGGCTGGATGCCGAAACGCGGCGGCGTTTTCCGGGTGAGTTTTCCGGTGGTCAACGCCAGCGTATTGCTATCGCCCGCGCGCTGATCCTCAAACCTGAACTGATCATTCTCGACGAGCCAACCTCATCGCTGGATCGCACCGTGCAATCGCAAATCCTCGCGCTGTTGAAGTCCCTTCAGCAAACGCACCGGCTGGCGTACATCTTTATCAGCCACGATTTACACGTGGTGCGCACGTTGTGCCATCAGGTGATTGTGCTGAAACAGGGCGAAGTGATTGAGCAGGGAGAGTGTCGGCGCGTGTTTGACGAGCCTCAGCAAGCGTATACACGCCAGCTTCTGGCGCTAAGCTGA
- a CDS encoding Bcr/CflA family multidrug efflux MFS transporter, with protein MTTRPHSSLSIVFILGLLAMLMPLSIDMYLPALPVIAEQFGVPAGSAQMTLSTYILGFALGQLLYGPMADSIGRKPVILGGTLIFAAAAVACALAQSIEQLITMRFFHGLAAAAASVVINALMRDIYPREEFSRMMSFVMLVTTIAPLLAPMVGGAVLIWFSWHAIFWILAIAALLASLMIAFFIRETLPVEKRHKFHFRTTLGNFASLFRHKRVLSYMLASGFSFAGMFSFLSAGPFVYIEINHVSPQDFGYYFALNIVFLFVMTIINGRFVRRIGALNMFRSGLWIQFAMALWMVVTALLDVGFWSMVIGVAAFVGCVSLVASNAMAVILDEFPHMAGTASSLAGTFRFGIGAIVGALLSMATFNSAWPMIWSITFCATSSILFYLYASRSKKPA; from the coding sequence GTGACCACCAGGCCACACTCATCATTGAGCATTGTGTTTATTCTTGGCCTGCTGGCCATGCTAATGCCGCTCTCCATTGATATGTATTTGCCCGCGCTGCCAGTGATTGCCGAGCAGTTTGGCGTTCCGGCAGGCAGCGCGCAGATGACGCTCAGCACCTATATTCTGGGCTTCGCGCTGGGGCAATTGCTCTATGGGCCAATGGCAGACAGCATCGGTCGTAAACCGGTTATCCTTGGCGGCACGTTGATTTTCGCCGCGGCGGCCGTGGCCTGCGCGCTGGCGCAGAGTATTGAGCAACTGATCACCATGCGCTTTTTCCATGGCCTCGCCGCAGCGGCGGCAAGCGTGGTGATCAACGCCCTGATGCGCGATATCTACCCGCGCGAAGAGTTCTCGCGCATGATGTCGTTCGTGATGCTGGTGACCACCATAGCGCCGCTGCTGGCGCCAATGGTCGGCGGTGCGGTACTGATTTGGTTTAGTTGGCATGCGATTTTCTGGATCCTGGCGATTGCCGCGCTGCTGGCGTCATTGATGATTGCCTTTTTCATCCGCGAAACGCTGCCGGTGGAAAAACGCCACAAGTTCCACTTCCGCACAACGCTGGGCAACTTTGCCTCACTGTTTCGCCATAAACGCGTGCTCAGCTATATGCTGGCGAGCGGTTTCAGCTTCGCCGGCATGTTCTCATTCCTGAGCGCCGGGCCGTTTGTCTATATCGAAATTAACCACGTCTCGCCGCAGGATTTCGGTTACTACTTCGCGCTGAATATTGTGTTCCTGTTTGTCATGACCATTATTAACGGCCGCTTCGTGCGCCGGATTGGTGCGCTGAACATGTTCCGCAGCGGGCTGTGGATCCAGTTTGCGATGGCGCTGTGGATGGTGGTGACCGCTTTGCTGGATGTCGGCTTCTGGTCGATGGTGATCGGCGTGGCGGCATTCGTTGGCTGTGTTTCGCTGGTGGCGTCTAACGCGATGGCCGTGATTTTGGATGAGTTTCCGCATATGGCCGGGACAGCCTCTTCGCTTGCGGGCACGTTCCGTTTTGGTATCGGTGCGATTGTTGGCGCGCTGCTGTCGATGGCGACCTTCAACTCGGCGTGGCCGATGATTTGGTCCATCACTTTCTGCGCAACCAGTTCCATTCTCTTCTATCTGTACGCCAGCCGGTCGAAAAAACCGGCATAA